The following proteins are encoded in a genomic region of Glycine soja cultivar W05 chromosome 17, ASM419377v2, whole genome shotgun sequence:
- the LOC114391975 gene encoding L-type lectin-domain containing receptor kinase IX.1-like: MLATSEHFQYYFKTSLLFCFLFIILPIVQPLSFNIPNFNDTESANLIGTAGVAKIENGTIVLNPLIENGVGRAIYGQPLHLKNSSNGNVTDFSTRFSFTIGVPTQTNYGDGFAFYVAPLLFQIPQKSESDGSTLGLYGDTQNNIVAVEFDTYVNDDDPPVQHVGINNNSVASLNYSRFDIESNIGKMGHALITHNASAKLLSVSWFFEGTSSGFTPNANSLSYHIDLGETLPEWVNVGFSGATGSSSEQNVIHSWEFASTLNSTSLETRREDSSDLDKASMPRRFGYNELVAATNGFADDRRLGEGGYGEVYKGFLSDLGRVVAVKRIFSDVENSEEIFTNEVKIISRLIHKNLVQFMGWCHEEGKLLMVFEYMTNGSLDNHLFGNRRTLTWGVRYKIALGVVRALRYLHEDAEQCVLHRDIKSANVLLDTDFNTKVSDFGMAKLVDPRLRTQKTKVVGTYGYLAPEYVKEGRASKESDMYGFGVLALEIACGKRTYEDREHNHVPLTNWVWKHYVEGNILNAADKGLKGDYDVNEMTCLLTVGIWCSHPDHKKRPKAEQVINALKQETPLPLLSM; encoded by the exons GTTGGCTACCTCGGAACATTTCCAGTACTACTTCAAAACTTCTCTTCTTTTCTGCTTCCTTTTTATTATCCTTCCAATTGTTCAACCACTCTCCTTTAACATACCTAACTTCAATGACACTGAAAGCGCAAACCTCATTGGAACGGCAGGCGTAGCCAAGATTGAGAACGGAACCATAGTGCTCAATCCACTCATCGAAAATGGAGTTGGACGAGCCATCTATGGCCAACCTTTGCACCTTAAAAACTCTTCTAATGGAAATGTCACAGACTTTTCTACTCGCTTTTCGTTCACTATTGGCGTGCCCACTCAAACCAACTATGGTGACGGCTTTGCCTTCTATGTGGCACCCCTTCTCTTCCAGATTCCgcaaaaatcagaatcagatggTAGCACTCTCGGCCTATACGGTGACACCCAAAACAACATCGTTGCTGTCGAATTCGACACTTATGTAAACGATGATGATCCACCAGTGCAGCACGTAGGGATCAACAATAACTCTGTGGCATCCCTCAATTATAGCAGGTTTGATATTGAGAGCAACATAGGGAAAATGGGGCATGCGTTGATAACTCACAATGCTTCTGCCAAACTCCTTTCTGTCTCGTGGTTCTTTGAGGGAACTAGCTCTGGTTTTACACCTAATGCTAATTCTCTTTCGTACCATATTGACCTAGGGGAAACTTTACCAGAATGGGTCAATGTTGGGTTTTCAGGTGCAACCGGGTCGTCTAGTGAGCAAAATGTTATTCATTCCTGGGAATTTGCGTCAACTCTGAACTCCACCAGTTTAGAG ACAAGAAGAGAAGATAGTTCTGATTTGGATAAAGCATCTATGCCAAGAAGGTTTGGTTACAACGAATTAGTTGCAGCCACCAACGGGTTCGCAGATGATAGAAGGCTCGGAGAAGGAGGTTATGGAGAAGTTTACAAAGGGTTTCTGAGTGATTTAGGGCGCGTGGTTGCGGTGAAAAGGATTTTTTCTGATGTTGAAAATTCTGAAGAAATATTTACGAACGAGGTGAAGATTATAAGTCGTCTCATACATAAAAATCTTGTTCAATTCATGGGGTGGTGCCACGAGGAAGGGAAGTTATTAATGGTTTTTGAGTACATGACTAATGGAAGCCTTGACAATCATCTCTTTGGCAACAGAAGAACTTTGACATGGGGTGTGAGATACAAGATAGCATTAGGCGTGGTGAGAGCACTTCGTTATCTTCATGAAGACGCGGAACAATGTGTTCTTCATAGGGATATTAAGTCGGCTAATGTTTTGTTGGACACTGATTTCAATACCAAGGTTAGTGACTTTGGGATGGCGAAATTGGTGGATCCAAGATTGAGGACTCAGAAGACAAAGGTGGTGGGGACATATGGGTACCTGGCTCCTGAATATGTAAAGGAAGGAAGGGCTAGCAAGGAATCTGACATGTACGGTTTTGGGGTTTTGGCTTTGGAAATAGCATGTGGAAAGAGGACTTATGAGGATAGGGAGCATAATCATGTGCCTTTAACAAATTGGGTATGGAAACATTATGTGGAAGGGAATATTTTGAATGCTGCCGATAAGGGATTGAAAGGGGATTACGATGTGAACGAAATGACATGTTTGCTCACGGTAGGAATATGGTGTAGCCACCCAGATCACAAGAAAAGGCCAAAGGCAGAACAGGTTATTAATGCCCTGAAGCAAGAAACGCCATTGCCATTGCTTTCTATGTGA
- the LOC114391733 gene encoding uncharacterized protein LOC114391733, whose amino-acid sequence MRLEENKVDQCIYLKVSGSKFIFLLLYVDDILLAFNNLGMLHETKDMATRSFDMKDLGKPLESLTFFILPSKFREFHQEQFFGHNTNERPTRSNFSQVTTIVVYEDVGDFSDNEDLMPSEITFYRDVCGEEIFEGKMVSSDEKTKEYMLVYRRVDNLEVVRNLMTGLRIVDFIASPLKIFCDNYVAPFYTKCNKTSRGSKHLELKYLTVRDLVKDGSIVVDHVDTNSMLVDPLTKGLRLVVFK is encoded by the exons ATGAGACTTGAGGAGAATAAGGTTGATCAATGCATATACCTCAAGGTCAGTGGGAGCAAATTTATCTTCCTTCTGCTATATGTGGATGATATATTATTGGCTTTTAATAACCTTGGCATGTTGCATGAGACAAAGGATATGGCAACAAGATCTTTTGACATGAAGGATCTTG GGAAACCTTTGGAAAGCTTAACATTCTTCATTCTCCCTTCAAAATTTCGTGAGTTTCATCAAGAG CAATTCTTCGGGCATAACACCAATGAGAGGCCAACTAGATCTAACTTCTCTCAGGTTACGACCATCGTGGTCTACGAGGATGTGGGAGATTTCAGCGACAATGAGGATCTCATGCCATCTGAGATCACTTTCTACCGAGATGTCTGCGGTGAAGAGATATTTGAGGGAAAAATGGTTTCGTCTGACGAG AAGACTAAGGAGTATATGCTTGTGTATAGGAGAGTTGACAACTTGGAGGTTGTGAGGAATCTTATGACAGGACTTCGCATTGTGGACTTTATTGCTAGCCCACTGAAAATTTTTTGTGATAACTATGTTGCTCCATTTTATACAAAGTGTAATAAGACTTCTAGAGGATCTAAGCACTTGGAGTTGAAGTATCTGACTGTTAGAGATCTTGTGAAAGATGGTTCGATAGTGGTAGATCATGTGGACACAAATTCAATGTTGGTTGATCCCTTGACCAAGGGATTAAGGCTTGTTGTTTTCAAATGA
- the LOC114391734 gene encoding protein MAIN-LIKE 1-like, with protein sequence MYATGSFSHVIEDVAQTPEDVPQLNEDVPHVSNATSEMTGAVDAADAEGVATVGSEGSSAADEGFLGGPRDPSVLTGFVEHVAHSIWNGEERPELKLVSHDRKVDKFGRPAPEIERMIAATGLSPLIRCSVITTDPGLISAFVERWHRETSTFHLPVGELTITLDDVASLLHLPITSTLHSFEPLVTFDAVVLLTELLEVSPEEARVETHQASRPHVRLSWLREVYQNRCRARRWVVEARAYLLHLVGCTLFANKSATHVHVVHLEAFRDLAQTGGFSWGVATLVHLYDHLNEASQTPTRQMASYIALFQCWIYEHFPTVHQ encoded by the exons ATGTATGCAACGGGTTCATTTTCTCATGTGATTGAGGACGTTGCTCAGACACCTGAGGATGTGCCTCAGTTGAATGAGGATGTTCCTCATGTGTCTAATGCTACTTCGGAGATGACAGGCGCCGTCGATGCTGCGGACGCAGAGGGAGTGGCTACTGTTGGTAGTGAGGGGTCATCTGCTGCCGATGAGGGATTCCTTGGTGGGCCACGTGACCCATCAGTTTTGACTGGTTTTGTCGAGCACGTGGCACATAGCATCTGGAATGGAGAG GAACGACCCGAGCTGAAGTTGGTCTCCCATGATAGAAAAGTAGATAAATTTGGGAGACCAGCGCCTGAGATAGAACGCATGATTGCGGCCACCGGATTGAGTCCACTGATCAGGTGTTCGGTAATCACCACtgatcctggacttatatccgccTTCGTCGAGAGGTGGCATAGGGAGACCAGCACCTTCCACCTGCCAGTAGGAGAGTTGACGATCACTCTAGATGACGTGGCGTCACTCCTACACCTTCCCATCACTAGTACGTTACATAGCTTCGAGCCGCTGGTTACTTTCGACGCAGTCGTGCTGTTGACGGAGCTGCTTGAGGTTAGCCCTGAGGAGGCTAGAGTTGAGACCCATCAGGCGTCTAGGCCTCATGTTCGGTTGTCCTGGCTTCGGGAGGTGTACCAGAACAGGTGTCGGGCCAGACGGTGGGTTGTAGAAGCCCGCGCGTATCTCCTCCACTTGGTCGGTTGCACACTTttcgctaacaagagtgcaactcATGTTCATGTCGTGCACTTGGAGGCTTTCAGGGACCTGGCCCAGACAGGGGGATTCTCTTGGGGAGTGGCAACATTGGTGCACTTGTACGACCATCTGAATGAAGCGTCGCAGACCCCTACACGACAGATGGCTAGTTACATTGCATTATTTCAG TGCTGGATATACGAGCACTTTCCGACGGTGCAtcagtga
- the LOC114393089 gene encoding L-type lectin-domain containing receptor kinase IX.1-like translates to MLATSACFHYLETFLLLCTLMILPIVKPQPPLSFNITNFNDSTGIASLIGCVGVARIGNGTIVLTNSLNNNNDNNSSFDFGRAIYGQPMRLKNTSNGHVVVTDFSTRFSFSSFSIDGSTESDFGEGFAFYMAPIAYHIPLGSGGSRLGIYGDKVHDPTNIVAVEFDTFQNVGFDPPLNQHVGINNNSVVSLAYARLDIEGNIGNMGHVLITYNASAKLLAVSWFFEGRNSSSSAPEASLSHQIDLGEILPEWVTVGFSGGNGNSKGKNVIHSWEFSSNMDLKSTRNPEVINKGSDDITKCKFQVKVVVVAVTCSIIIFVVMVISASWFIINKRRTGDGFGLDHRAAIPRRFSYNELVAATNGFADDGRLGEGGTGQVYKGILGDLGRVVAVKRIFSDVEDSERMFTNEVNIISRLIHRNLVQFLGWCHEQGELLLVFEYLTNGSLDTHIFGNRRTLTWDVRYKIALGVARALRYLHEDAEQCVLHRDIKSANILLDTDFNTKVSDFGIAKLVDPRLRTQKTKVVGTYGYLAPEYLNEGRASKESDMYGFGVVVLEIACGRKTYQDAEHNHVPLVNWVWKHYVEGNILNVADKGLNMDFDVDEMTCLLTVGLWCTLHNHKKRPHAEQVISVLKQEATLPKLST, encoded by the exons ATGTTGGCTACCTCTGCATGTTTCCACTACTTAGaaacttttcttcttttgtgcACCCTTATGATCCTTCCCATTGTTAAACCACAACCACCACTTTCCTTCAACATAACCAATTTCAACGACAGTACTGGAATCGCCAGCCTCATTGGATGTGTAGGCGTAGCCAGGATTGGCAACGGAACTATAGTACTCACCAACtcactcaacaacaacaacgacaaCAACAGTAGTTTTGATTTTGGACGAGCCATCTATGGCCAACCTATGCGCCTCAAAAACACTTCTAACGGACATGTCGTCGTAACGGATTTTTCTACTcgcttttcattctcttcattCTCCATCGATGGGTCCACTGAATCCGATTTCGGTGAAGGCTTCGCCTTCTACATGGCACCCATTGCCTACCATATTCCGCTCGGTTCAGGTGGTAGTCGTCTTGGGATATACGGTGACAAAGTACACGACCCTACTAACATTGTTGCTGTCGAATTTGACACCTTTCAAAACGTTGGTTTTGATCCACCACTAAACCAGCACGTGGGGATAAATAACAACTCTGTGGTTTCCCTGGCTTACGcaag GTTGGATATTGAGGGCAACATAGGGAATATGGGGCATGTCTTGATAACTTACAATGCTTCTGCCAAACTCCTTGCTGTCTCATGGTTTTTTGAGGGAAGAAATAGTTCTAGTTCTGCGCCTGAAGCTTCTCTTTCACACCAGATTGACCTCGGGGAAATTCTACCAGAGTGGGTCACTGTTGGGTTTTCGGGTGGGAACGGGAATTCCAAAGGGAAAAATGTTATTCATTCCTGGGAATTCAGTTCAAATATGGATCTAAAATCCACTCGTAATCCAGAGGTAATAAACAAAGGAAGTGACGACATAACTAAATGTAAGTTTCAAGTCAAAGTAGTAGTTGTTGCAGTGACTTgctctattattatttttgtggtCATGGTTATTAGTGCTTCTTGGTTCATTATCAACAAGAGAAGAACCGGTGATGGTTTTGGTTTGGATCATAGAGCAGCTATTCCTAGAAGGTTTAGTTATAACGAATTAGTTGCAGCCACCAACGGTTTTGCAGATGATGGAAGGCTCGGAGAAGGAGGCACTGGACAAGTTTATAAAGGGATTCTGGGCGATTTAGGGCGCGTGGTTGCAGTGAAAAGGATCTTTTCTGATGTTGAAGATTCAGAGAGAATGTTTACGAACGAGGTGAATATTATAAGTCGTCTTATACATAGAAACCTTGTGCAATTCTTGGGGTGGTGCCACGAGCAAGGTGAGCTATTACTGGTTTTTGAGTACTTGACTAATGGAAGTCTTGACACTCATATCTTTGGCAACAGAAGAACTTTGACATGGGATGTGAGATACAAGATAGCGTTAGGTGTGGCGAGAGCACTTCGATATCTTCATGAAGACGCGGAGCAGTGTGTTCTTCATAGGGATATAAAGTCAGCTAACATTTTGTTAGACACGGATTTCAATACTAAGGTTAGTGACTTTGGGATAGCAAAGTTGGTGGATCCAAGATTGAGGACTCAGAAGACAAAGGTGGTGGGGACGTATGGGTACCTTGCTCCAGAATATTTAAACGAAGGAAGGGCTAGCAAGGAATCTGACATGTATGGTTTTGGGGTAGTTGTGTTGGAGATAGCATGTGGAAGGAAGACTTACCAGGATGCGGAGCATAATCATGTGCCTTTGGTGAATTGGGTGTGGAAACATTATGTGGAAGGGAATATTTTGAATGTTGCTGATAAGGGATTGAACATGGATTTTGATGTGGATGAAATGACATGCTTGCTCACTGTGGGACTATGGTGTACCCTCCATAACcacaagaaaagaccacatgcAGAACAGGTTATTAGTGTTCTTAAGCAAGAAGCTACATTGCCAAAGCTTTCTACATGA